The nucleotide window ACGGAGGAAAATAATTTTTCTAAGGATCGGCCGGGCCGGGTGTCTTCCCCTTTGAAACCCGGCCCCATGCAAACTTCAGACGATCCTTCCTCTCCCCACCGCCCCTCCTTCTGGGGAAAACTCGGTGGCGGTTCGCTTTCGATCTCACTGGTGGTTCACGCCATTCTGCTGGCGGCGGGCGTGGCGTGGATTTTTCAGGTCGTGCCGCAGAAAGAGCCTGAGTTCCTCCCAAAAGGAGGAGGGAGTCCACCGGGATCACGGGGAGTCCAAGGGCAGATGCAGCAGCGGAAGACTGCCCAATCCGCCCCGAAGTCCATATCTCTTCCGAGAGTTGTGGTGAATGGTCTATCCGCGATCTCTCTTCCCGCTTCGAATGCCTCGTTCCAAAGGGTGGGGGATGTCGGGGGTGATTCGTTGAGGAGTAACTTGGGTGATGGAGGGACCGGCGGTTCGGGATGGGGGCCGGAAGGTTCCGTCGGATCCAAGAATGGCTCCTTGGATCCGGGACAACTGGTTTTCGGAATTCCCGATCCCGATGCCAATTCCCTCGTAGGCACCTTTTACGACACCAAGTTGGATACCAAGGGCAGGGACACTGGCATGACTCCGGAGAAACTCCGCGAAGTCATCAAGGACTTCACGACCCACGGTTGGAACGAGCGTTCCCTGGAGTCGAAGTACTACAAGGCTCCGAAGGCCCTGTATCAGACCCGGCTCTACATCCCGGTCATGGCGGCGGATGCCGCGCCGACGGCGTTCGGTTGTGGTCCGGAAGTCCAGCCGAGCCGCTGGATCGTCCTCTACCGTGGCACCGTCGTCGCACCGGAATCGGGAAAATTCCGCTTCGTCGGTGCAGGCGATGACGTGCTGGTGGTGCGCTTCAACGGCCAGAATGTCTTCGACCACGGCTTCACCCAAGGCACGACCGCGCTCTATGTGCCGGGGAAGACGGACTTTCTCGCCGGTCGGAAGGAAGACCGGGACCTTGCCAAAATGGTCCGTGGCGGCGCGATGAAGATGCCGATCACCTTTTACCAATACGACACCACCCGGAACTGGAACCAGTCCATCGGCGGGCTGGCGGTGGGGGCGGAATTCGAGGTCATGGCAGGCCGTTCCTATCCTCTGGAAATCCTCATCAGCGAGGTGCCCGGAGGACTTTTCGGAGCCGCCCTGCTGATCGAGAAGTCCGGTGCCAGCTACTCCAAGGCCTCCACCGGATCTCCGGTCCTCCCGCTCTTCCGGCTCGATGGCACGCTTCCTCCCGCAACCAAGGCGGACAATGCTCCTCCCTATGATCCAAATGGTTCCGTCTGGAAGCGGGTGGATGGCAAAATCCGACCCGGCATCTGAAGCCTCCCACGGAGTCCCGCGAAAAAATCGTTTCCTCCGCATCGCTTTTTCTAGTGAATTCAAGCCCGCATCGCGTTACCGATCTCTAAAACCCAACCCGTCATGGACCAATTCCAGGAAGAACATCAGCATTACGACCCGAACCTCCCGGCGAGTCATCCGACCGAGGAAAACAGACCGTCCGTGTGGAAGAAGCTCGGCGGTGGATCGCTTTCCATTTCCATCATCGTTCATGCCATCCTGCTTTCGGTCGGCTTGGTGTGGATTTTCCAAGTGATCCCGGACAAGCAGCCGGATCCTGATTTCATGCCGAAGGGCGGCGGTGGCGGCTCTCCGGGCGTGAAGGAAATCAGCAACAAGAAGCAGCGTGCCACCATGTCGAATCCGAACACACCGCGCATGGCGGCGAAAGGGGCGACTAGCAGCTTCACGCTTCCGGAGCCGGATGCGGCCTCGGCGATGTCCTCGGTGGGCTCGTTGAGCAGCGGCGGTCTTTCCGGCGGTCTGGGTGGCAGCGGTTCCGGTGGCGGCCGTGGCGATGGCCAGGGCAAAGGCTTCGGCAGCGGCATGGGTCCGGGCCTCGGCGGTGGCAACAGCAGCGGCATGAGCCCGTTCGGCATGATCGACCCGAACGCCAATGCGATGGTCGGCGTGTTCTACGACACCAAGCAGGATCCGAAGCGGAAGGAAACCGGCATGAGCCCGGAGAAGCTGCGCGAGGTCATCAAGGATTTCACCAGCCAGGGTTGGAACGAGCGTTCCCTTGAGACCAAGTATTTCCAAGCCCCGCAAAAACTGTATCAGACCCGCGTGTACATCCCGGTGATGTCCGCGGATGGCGCTCCGGCCGCCTTCAAGTGCGAAAAGGAAGTGCAGCCCAGTCGCTGGCTGGTCATCTACCGCGGCAATGTGGTCGCTCCGAAGTCCGGCAAGTTCCGCTTCGTCGGTGCCGGTGACGATGTGCTGGTGGTCCGCTTCAACAAGAAGAATGTCTTCGACCACGGCTATACGCAGGGCACCACGGCGCTCTACGTGCCGGGCAAGGTGGATGTCCTCCAGGGCAAGAAGGACGACCGCGAGGTCGAGCGCATCGTCCGCAGTGGTGCGATGCGGATTCCGGTCACGATGTATGAGTATGACACCACACAGAACTGGAACAAGAATCTTGGCGGCATTGCGGTAGGCCCGGAGATCGAAGTGACTGCGGGTGCCGTTTATCCGATCGAAATCCTGATCAGCGAAGTTCCTGGTGGCCTTTTCGGCGCCACTCTTCAGATTCAGGAAGAAGGCGCGACCTATCAGAAAGCCTCCACTGGTGCTCCGATCCTGCCGCTTTTCCGCACCGATGGCGGCCTGCCGGATGGCAAGGGCAAGGACAATGCGCCTCCCTTCGACCCGCAGGGTGCGATCTGGAAGATTTCGAACTCGGCCCGTCGAGACATCTGACAACGCCTTCGCGGTGATTTCCAAAAAGCCGGGGTCCGTGAGGACTCCGGCTTTTTTGTATCGCGATTTCCAATCGTTCCCCCCTGATCGCCGATCAACAAGTGGAGTTGGCCGCTACTGGAAGCTGATCTTGATGCCCTTCTTTTTGAAGGCTGTGGCCACGTCTTTTTCGAGAGCCTCGTAGCTGCGGTCTCCCAGCAACACCTGCAGGGCCTCCGACTCCGATTTGCCCTCCTGGCAGGCTTGGATACAGTCCTTGAAGCGCGCGCCGGTGCCGTCTCCATCCAGCAGGACGAAGTAGTACACCAGCAGCATGCCGAGGCCGTAGTTCTTGTTGCCATTGGCGTAGAACTGCGGCTGCGACCACGTCATGATCTCCTTGAGATGCGGCATGGTGAACTCCTTGCCGAGATCGCGGCCGCCACTGTCCTTCTTGCCGAAGCCGGTGGCGTATTCCAACGCGTAGGAAGGCTGCTTGATGAAGGAGAATTTGCCGTTGCTGTAGGGAGCGCTGGCCATGAACTCGGCGAAGCCTTCGATCATCCAGATCCCGGCATAGTCGCCGAGGTCCGCCCAAAGCTGGTGGGTCACCTCATGATAGACGGTGTGGAAGTTCCCGTTGTAGTCGAACATGTAGCCGGAACCGACCTTCTTCACGCCGAGCCCTTCCAGCGGTACCAGGAACTTGTCTCCCTGGCTCATGTAAACGCCGGAGCTTCCCGACGGACCTCCCGCGGTATGATATTCCTCCATGGTTTCGAAGAGGAAGGCATTCAGCTTCGGAGCCTTCGGCGAGCGGGTGCGGCGGTTGTTCAGCGGAATGTCATGGTGCATCTGGAAGCAGGCCTCGAACATCATCGCGACTTTCGCCAGCAGGCTCGGGCGCAGCACCACATTACTTTGGAAACGGAAATGCGGGCTTTCGTAGATGAACCGTTTTTCGCCGGCGTTTTCCTCGATGGTGGTGATCTCCGGTTCCTTGTCCACTCCGCCATCCTTCGGCCAAGGTGCTTTGAAATTGGGTGCGGAGCCATCGTAGCCCTCCAGCATGTGGGCGCGGTAGTCGCGCGGATCGAACTTCGGAGTGGTGGTGGCTGCCGGTGCAGGGGCGGGGGATGCTTTTGCAGCGGTGGCTATGTAATCCTGATCCTCCTTGGAGAGACGCGCGCGTTCGACTTCGAACACTTTCCCATCCGTACGCTTGATCGTCACCTTGGCATCGGTGGCGGATACATAGGAACCCTCGAAACTGCGACCGCCGGCATCCGTCCATTTGCGAGCGGGTTCATCGGCATGGCAAAGGACCGGGAAGAGGCACAGGAGAGGAAGGCGGCGGAGCAAACGCATGGCGGAAGGATACTGTCTTTCAGCGCCGGAGAAGGGACATTTTTTCTCCTGAATTCAGGGATGCCGTAGGTCACGAAAAAGGCCCGCTCCGGCGAAGCGGAGCGGGCCTTCGGGGGAGAAAGCGGAATCAGAGCGCCTGGTTGACGTCTCCCGGAGGCGTCACTGGCGTTTCAGGTGATTTCGTGGCGCGTGTGACGGGTGTTTCCGCGGGTTTGCCGAGGTAGGCGGGAAGCTGGACGCCGGCGTTTTTCGCGAGGTCGTGCAGCGGCGGGATCGATCCGGCGAGGCCGGACAGGAAGCCCGCCGTGCTGGTTTTGCCATCGGCACCATTCGCGCCGCTGTCCCAGACCGTGACCTTGTCGATCTTGAGGTTGGACACGGCCTTGACCTGTTCCTCGACCAGCTTCGGAAGCTGCTCGGTCACCATGAGCTGGGCAGCCTGCTCGGCTCCGCCGGAGGCCATCACGATCGCCCGGAAACCATCGGCCTTCGCCTGGAGCTGGGCCAGCGTGCCCTGCGCCTGAGCTTCCATGACGGCGCGCAAACCATCGGCCTCACCCTGCTGGGTCAGGCGCTGGCGTTCGCCTTCCGCAGCGGCGACGAGTTCAATGCGGCGCTTCTCAGCTTCGGCCTGGAGTTCGATCTTCAAGCGGTCCGCTTCCGCGGCGAGGCGCACGCGGTTTTTCTCAGCTTCGGCAAGCACCTCGATCTTCTTCTTCTCGATCTCGGCCTGCACGATGATGGTCGCCATTTGCGTGGCTTCGTCACGCTTCGCACGTTGGCGCTCGGCGGATTCTTCGGAGGCGTAGGCTTCTTCGAGCGCCTTCGCGGAGGCTACTTTTTCGGCGGCGATGGCAAGGCGGGTGGCTTCGGCTTCCCGCTCGCGGCGGGCGGCATTCGAGTTCGCGATCTGGACGGCGGCCTCGTTCTCACCCTTCACGGCCAGCGCTTGGGCGGCGGCCACGGAAATACGCTTCTCACGCTCGGCCTCGGCCGAACCAATGTCACCATCACGTTCCTGTTGGGACACCTTCACTTTCGCTTCGTTGATGGCGCGGGCGGCGGCTTCGCGGCCGAGAGCGTCGATGTAGCCGGACTCGTCCGTGATGTCCTGGACGTTCACGTTGATCAAACGCAGGCCGACCTTGCGGAGCTCGACCTCCACACCGTTGGCGATGTTCGCGATCAGCTTGTCGCGGTCCGCGTTGATCTCCTCGATCGGCATGGTGGCGATCACCACACGCATCTGGCCGAAGATGATGTCTTTCGCGAGTTCCTGGATCTGGCCCATGTTCTGGCCCAGCAAGCGCTCGGCGGCATTTTCCATCACGCCGGGCTCGGTGCTGATGCCGACGGTGAAGGTGGAAGGCGTGTTGACGCGGATGTTCTGCTGGGACAGCGCGCCGCGGAGCTGGATGTCGATCGGGATCGGCGTGAGGCTCAGGTAGGCGTAGTCCTGGATCACCGGCCACACGAAGGAGGCACCGCCGTGGTAGCAGCGCGCGGATTTCTGGCCACCCACTTTACCGTAAACGACCAGCACGCGGTCGGAAGGGCAGCGGCGGTAGCGGCTGGCGATGAACATCAGCGTGCCGAAGCCGATGATGACGAGGATGAAGATGAGGATCAGGGCGGTGGGAACCTCCGCAAGGATGGGGATGGGCATGGCGGGTATGGGTATGTTTTCTATGGGGTCTTGGGAAAAATCTAACGGGCGGGAGAAACGACGAGCGTGGTCTGGCCCTCCACCGAGTGGATCAGCACCGGCGTGCGTGGTGCGAGCGGTTCATCCGCATCCGTGATGGCGCTCGCGGTCACGAGGCGGCCTTGGAAAAGCACCTCTACCTGGCCTTCACCCGAGCGATGGGCGGGGATGGTCACATACACGTGACCGGACTGGCCCACGGCATTCCAGTAGTCGAGTGTGCCATCCGCCTTCAGCGAAACGAGCAGGCGCATGATGAAGAAGATCATCGCCATGAAGATCGCACCCACGATGATCGCTAGAACCATGGTCAGTAGGATCGACCAGCCGCTGCCAGTCAGGAGAGCGCCGCACCAGCCGAAGCCGACCAGGAACGCGGTGATCGCACGGACGGACAATATCTTCACCCCCTCCGCGGCGCTGCCTCCGTGCGCGTCCGCGCCGCCATGATCGAACTCATGGCCCATGAACAGAGAGCCCGCGAACAACAGGAGTTGGAACAAGCTCGCCCCGATGGCCACGATCCAGAAGAACCGAGCCATTCCATCGAGTGCCTGCCACCAATGATCCATACGGTGCTGTTCTAGCCGGTGTGGGCCACACCGTGCCACTCCAATTTCCGCCGGGAATTCCAAGAGGCAAATCCGATGCAAAAAGGCCGCGTCCGGTTTCCCGGAACGCGGCCTTGTGGAATGACGGCGGTTCAGGCTTCCACGCACGCCTGCTTGCAGCCGATCTTGAGCGCCGCGCCGGTTTCCAGCCACGATTTCAGGCTGGAGAGCACCTTCGGCCAGCCGCCGGAGATGTCGCTGAGCATGCTGGTTTCGGCCTCAAAGTCGCCGTGGATCACGGTGAGGCGCACCATGTCCTCCACGGTTTCGAGTTCCAGTGTGACCTTGGAACGGTCCGCGGTGTCGTCCGGATCGATCCAACTCAGTGCGAGGCGCTTCGGCGGATCGCTTTCGAGCACTTCACCGATGATGTGGGCAGTGCCCTTGGTTTCGGAGACGTGCTCCCATTTCGAGCCGCGTTGCCAATCGGAGTGATTGCCGTTGCCGCCCCAATACTGGCGGGCGAATTCCGGCTTGGTGATCGCCTCCCAGACTTTCTCCGGGGTGCTGCGGATGTAGGTGGTGTAAACGAACTGTGGCTTTTCCATGGTGGTGTGAGGTTATGGTTTGTCGTCGTTTTCGAGATCGCGTTTCAGATCGCCGAGCGCCTTCAGGCGCGGGCGTTCGTATTTTTCGATCCAGCGCGCATGGATCTCCTGCAGCGGCACCGGATTGAGATAGTGCAGCTTCTCGCGTCCGTGCCGGACGGTCGTGACGAGATTGGCTGCTTCAAGGATGGCGAGGTGCTTGGTCACCGCCTGCCGCGTCATGTCGAGGTGCTGGCACAGGCGGCCGAGTGACAGGCCGTTGTCCCGATACAGCACATCGAGCAGGGTGCGGCGGCTTTCATCGGCCAAGGCTTTGAATACCGCGTCCATCTGCCCGGAAAATAGGCAACCATTTGGTTGCATGTCAAATGGAAAGAAGTCGGATGAAACGGAGAGGATTGGTTTTCAGCCGCAAAGAGGCGCAGCAAGCGCAAAAGGAAGAGATCCGCGGACGGAGTTTTTGCGTCCTTTTTGAGCCTTTTTGCGGCTAA belongs to Luteolibacter ambystomatis and includes:
- a CDS encoding PA14 domain-containing protein, whose amino-acid sequence is MDPGQLVFGIPDPDANSLVGTFYDTKLDTKGRDTGMTPEKLREVIKDFTTHGWNERSLESKYYKAPKALYQTRLYIPVMAADAAPTAFGCGPEVQPSRWIVLYRGTVVAPESGKFRFVGAGDDVLVVRFNGQNVFDHGFTQGTTALYVPGKTDFLAGRKEDRDLAKMVRGGAMKMPITFYQYDTTRNWNQSIGGLAVGAEFEVMAGRSYPLEILISEVPGGLFGAALLIEKSGASYSKASTGSPVLPLFRLDGTLPPATKADNAPPYDPNGSVWKRVDGKIRPGI
- a CDS encoding SHD1 domain-containing protein — its product is MRLLRRLPLLCLFPVLCHADEPARKWTDAGGRSFEGSYVSATDAKVTIKRTDGKVFEVERARLSKEDQDYIATAAKASPAPAPAATTTPKFDPRDYRAHMLEGYDGSAPNFKAPWPKDGGVDKEPEITTIEENAGEKRFIYESPHFRFQSNVVLRPSLLAKVAMMFEACFQMHHDIPLNNRRTRSPKAPKLNAFLFETMEEYHTAGGPSGSSGVYMSQGDKFLVPLEGLGVKKVGSGYMFDYNGNFHTVYHEVTHQLWADLGDYAGIWMIEGFAEFMASAPYSNGKFSFIKQPSYALEYATGFGKKDSGGRDLGKEFTMPHLKEIMTWSQPQFYANGNKNYGLGMLLVYYFVLLDGDGTGARFKDCIQACQEGKSESEALQVLLGDRSYEALEKDVATAFKKKGIKISFQ
- a CDS encoding flotillin family protein, translating into MPIPILAEVPTALILIFILVIIGFGTLMFIASRYRRCPSDRVLVVYGKVGGQKSARCYHGGASFVWPVIQDYAYLSLTPIPIDIQLRGALSQQNIRVNTPSTFTVGISTEPGVMENAAERLLGQNMGQIQELAKDIIFGQMRVVIATMPIEEINADRDKLIANIANGVEVELRKVGLRLINVNVQDITDESGYIDALGREAAARAINEAKVKVSQQERDGDIGSAEAEREKRISVAAAQALAVKGENEAAVQIANSNAARREREAEATRLAIAAEKVASAKALEEAYASEESAERQRAKRDEATQMATIIVQAEIEKKKIEVLAEAEKNRVRLAAEADRLKIELQAEAEKRRIELVAAAEGERQRLTQQGEADGLRAVMEAQAQGTLAQLQAKADGFRAIVMASGGAEQAAQLMVTEQLPKLVEEQVKAVSNLKIDKVTVWDSGANGADGKTSTAGFLSGLAGSIPPLHDLAKNAGVQLPAYLGKPAETPVTRATKSPETPVTPPGDVNQAL
- a CDS encoding SRPBCC family protein is translated as MEKPQFVYTTYIRSTPEKVWEAITKPEFARQYWGGNGNHSDWQRGSKWEHVSETKGTAHIIGEVLESDPPKRLALSWIDPDDTADRSKVTLELETVEDMVRLTVIHGDFEAETSMLSDISGGWPKVLSSLKSWLETGAALKIGCKQACVEA
- a CDS encoding ArsR/SmtB family transcription factor, whose protein sequence is MDAVFKALADESRRTLLDVLYRDNGLSLGRLCQHLDMTRQAVTKHLAILEAANLVTTVRHGREKLHYLNPVPLQEIHARWIEKYERPRLKALGDLKRDLENDDKP